From the Nodularia sphaerocarpa UHCC 0038 genome, the window AAAATAGAAATCCCGCTAGGGCAGAAATGGAAAGAAAGTCGGGTTTTGACCTGAAGCATGGAATGCACTGCATTAGATTATTACGCAGTGGATTAGAAATATTACAGCGAGGGGAAATAGTTGTAGATAGAAGAATAGCTGGCGATGTGGAAGATTTGAAAGCTATTTTAAGTGGTGATTATTCATATCAACAAGTCATGAAAATGGCAGAGGATTTGGTTAGCCAAATGGAAATTGTTTACGAGGAATCAAGTTTACCTGCTCGACCTGATTTGGAGCAAATTAATGATTTGTGTATGGAACTGGTAGAAATGCAAGGGTGGGAATGAGGGGGATGAGCTAAATCGACCCCCCTTAATCCCCCCTTGTAAAGGGGGGAAACAAGATTCCGGCTTTCTCTGATTGTTCAGGCTACCATGTACACACAAGTCCAACAACCTTTGATTTGAGTAGGGTGTTTTATGGACGTTATAACGCACCGAAAATTGAGGATGGTGCGTTGCGCTACGCGACAACACACCCTACTTGTGAAGGGGGGTCAACAAGATTCCTGCTCCCTCTCCTTAGTAAGGAGAGGGTTGGGGTGAGGTTCTATTACAGCAAATCAGCAAAGCCGTAGATACTAATGAAAAGCAATAATAATGCGGTGAATTGGGTAACTCGTCTTTGGGGTGAGGGAGCGATCGCCTCCCGTACTAATATAGATATAGATGCCCCAACTACAAAGCTTAAACCCAAGACTAAATAAGGCATATCTGGTAAAATTGTCGCTAGGATTAACATAGCGATCGCTAGCATCAGCATTACTAACTCCACAAACCGGGGTGGGTTGTATTGGCTAGCTAAAATAAAGCTGTTCAAACAAGAGTTCCACAATCTCATAATTAATCTGAGTGGAGAAGCAATGAATCGCGTCTGTACAAAAAAGAGGCGCTGAGTTATGAAATAGCTTTTCACAACTCAACCCTAAAAATTTTTAAGCTCTAGCCCCTAATTTCTGACCTACACCATTTTTTTGTGTAGCATCATCTTCTGGTGGTTCCAAACCAAAAACCCGCGCAAAAGCTTTTTGTACCTTGTAGCCAGTATCAATTGACTCCAAGGGGTCTTTTCGCAGTCTGTGACGCAGACATAAAGTAATCACACGTTTGATATCATCAACAGTGACTTCGGTACGACCTTCAAATGCTGTTAATGCTTTGGCGGCGCGGTTGCTAACAATATCACCACGCAAACCATCTACATCTAGTTCTGAACAAATTTCCGAAATTTTCACTCGTTTGTCATATTCAAGTGTTACGGATGGTAACAAATTCTGAGCATTGACAATTTTTTGTTGTAGTGCTTCTTGTTCAGCTTGGCATTTTTCCAGAAATACAGGAGGATTTTGATCAAATTCCGCCCTCTGTTCCACAATCTGTACCCGTAAAGGTGGTTCTTTGACAGTGTGGATTTCTGCGTGCATCCCAAAGCGGTCTAGCAGTTGGGGACGCAATTCACCTTCTTCAGGGTTTCCAGAACCTACAAGCACAAAACGGGCTGGGTGACGAATAGAAATACCTTCCCGTTCTACAGTATTCCAACCACTGGCGGCGGAGTCCAGCAGCACGTCTACTAGGTGGTCGTCTAGCAAATTGACTTCATCCACATAAAGAATGCCACGGTTAGCCTTAGCCAGCAATCCCGGCTCAAAGGCTTTCACACCTTCAGATAAAGCTTTCTCAATGTCGATAGTGCCACAAACTCGGTCTTCTGTAGCCCCCAATGGCAAGTCTACCATTTGAACTTTTTTGTGAGCTATGGGAATTTCTGCCCCTTGTTCTACCATTTGGCGAACTTCGTCACTCATCACATCGGGGTCGTTGGGGTCACTGTTGAAGGGGTCATTGGCAACAACAGGGATTTCTGGCAATAAATCAGCCAGCGCCCGGATAGTTGTGGATTTGCCGGTACCGCGATCGCCCATAATCATTACACCACCGATTTTGGGATCAATCACGTTCAACAGCAGCGCCAGTTTCATTTCTTCCTGGCCCACAATTGCCGTAAATGGGAATACCACGCGACGCGCACTTGCCGTGGATTGAGCAGTTGGAGTCACTAAATTACCTTAACAATATTTTTCTTATTACAATTCCTTATTGTGCCACAGTTAGGGGGTGAAAGCACGGGCGACAGGGGGTTATTCATAGAATTTTGGCTTTGAGATTTTGGTTAGCGCAGCGTACGCAGCGCAGCGAGTATTTTGGATTGATTCCACAGATAAATCTGGAGGTTTGTACCACTAAGTTCGTATTAGTCATTTCAAACGGTTCCGGCAACGTCGGGGAATATGAGCAAATTTTTTAGGCTTTTGTTGCCTGCATAACACAGATTTTAGCAGATGTGCGTTCTCAGCAATTACGCTAGTTTGAGTGCATAGTGAATTAATTTAAACAGCCCTTTTCGATGAATCAAAACCTCAGTGTTACTCCCACCCAAGAGTTACCCACTCATGAAAAACAAAATATTACCAAACCACATTTATATGTGAAGCTAGTCATCCTCAGCTTAGAACTGCTGCTGGCCATACCTTTGGGTTTAGTCTTAGTCAAATTACACGTAGGCGGAATTGCTTGGATATTTGGCGGACTTGCCTCTGGTGCAATAGTTTTACAAGGATGTCGGATTTTATACGAATATTATCCCAAACCTAATCGCAGGGCGAGAAAGGTGGGAATGGCACTTGTCGGCTTGACGGTCGGTGCATCAAGTAGCAATAGCGATTTAACCAGTCTGGCTTCTGGTATTCCTATATTTATTTTTCTGACTTTATTTTTACTGCTGTCTGGTGGCTGCATTGGCTACTTGTACTCACGCTTGAGTAATACCAATTTATTAACGTCAATGCTGGCCACAGTTCCGGGCGGTGTCGGAGTCATGTCATCTATTGCCGCCGATTACAATAGAAATGTCACCCTTGTCGCCTTAGTTCAGGCAATTCGCGTCACTTCTGTAGTATTACTGATTCCGTTCATTGCTCGGACATCAGTTGATCATGTTCTCAGCCCCCAAACCTTACCTGTCACCGTGAGATTACTGGGTTTTGAACCATCTCAAATAGGGTTACTCTTTTTAGCACTGGTAATTACCACATTAGTAGTTTCTCTAGCTGGATTGTGTAAAATGCCAGCCGCCGAGTTTTTTGGTGCATTAGTAGTTGGTCTAGTTTTTAATTCTTTGCTGCACAACAGCTTACCTGTTTTCGGGGATGTAAATTTTACTCCGCCAGCATTCATCAAGTTATTAGGTCAACTGCTGCTGGGAATTACCATTGGTGAGTATTGGGGAGATAAACCCAATATTGGCAAAAGGGCTGTAGGTTATGCTTTTATGTCTGTAGCCATGACTATTGCCGCCGGTGCGATCGCTGCTATGCTGGCCATGCAATTAACCTCTTGGGACTGGTTAACTTGTATGTTAGTGACAGCACCAGGAGGCGCGGCAGAAATAATCCTAGTATCACTGACATTAAATCATAATGTAGAAATTGTCACAGCTGGTCATTTAGTGCGACTCCTTGCCATTAATAGTTCTCTACCACTATGGATATTTTTGTTTCGCCGTCTTGATAGAAAGCTATCAGACCCAGTTTAATCACCCTATAGCGATTTCTACCTCAATAGGTAAGAATTATTCGACCACAGATGAACACAGATGAACACAGATAAATACAGATAAATACAGATAAATACAGATAAATACAGATGAATCCGTACCTCATTAGACCAATGACCAATGACTAATGACCAATGACCAATGACTAAGGAGACCGGATATGGTTGCCCAAGTTAAAGAATTAGATGCCCAGCAATGGGTAAAAACTCGCTCTTCCCTTGATCCTACTAAATCTACATTCCTAACCTGGACAGGTAAGATTTACAGTTTTATCCCTTGTGAGAAAAGAAAACTTTTGTTTAAAATGT encodes:
- the bchI gene encoding magnesium chelatase ATPase subunit I, giving the protein MTPTAQSTASARRVVFPFTAIVGQEEMKLALLLNVIDPKIGGVMIMGDRGTGKSTTIRALADLLPEIPVVANDPFNSDPNDPDVMSDEVRQMVEQGAEIPIAHKKVQMVDLPLGATEDRVCGTIDIEKALSEGVKAFEPGLLAKANRGILYVDEVNLLDDHLVDVLLDSAASGWNTVEREGISIRHPARFVLVGSGNPEEGELRPQLLDRFGMHAEIHTVKEPPLRVQIVEQRAEFDQNPPVFLEKCQAEQEALQQKIVNAQNLLPSVTLEYDKRVKISEICSELDVDGLRGDIVSNRAAKALTAFEGRTEVTVDDIKRVITLCLRHRLRKDPLESIDTGYKVQKAFARVFGLEPPEDDATQKNGVGQKLGARA
- a CDS encoding AbrB family transcriptional regulator; this encodes MNQNLSVTPTQELPTHEKQNITKPHLYVKLVILSLELLLAIPLGLVLVKLHVGGIAWIFGGLASGAIVLQGCRILYEYYPKPNRRARKVGMALVGLTVGASSSNSDLTSLASGIPIFIFLTLFLLLSGGCIGYLYSRLSNTNLLTSMLATVPGGVGVMSSIAADYNRNVTLVALVQAIRVTSVVLLIPFIARTSVDHVLSPQTLPVTVRLLGFEPSQIGLLFLALVITTLVVSLAGLCKMPAAEFFGALVVGLVFNSLLHNSLPVFGDVNFTPPAFIKLLGQLLLGITIGEYWGDKPNIGKRAVGYAFMSVAMTIAAGAIAAMLAMQLTSWDWLTCMLVTAPGGAAEIILVSLTLNHNVEIVTAGHLVRLLAINSSLPLWIFLFRRLDRKLSDPV